Proteins encoded in a region of the Deltaproteobacteria bacterium genome:
- a CDS encoding methyltransferase domain-containing protein: MAPNPLLVNYTALLQEKDLAGPILDLACGEGQNGLYLAGMGLPVILADRSSEALDKAKEAVEGKDLDVTFREIDLETGLNPLEEDHYRAILVFRYLHRPLIPCLKKGLKRGGILIYETYTDEQPRFGRPLNPDHLLKPKELFDWFRDWPIIHYFEGILEDPKRAMAQIVCRKPFKENQDCVR, encoded by the coding sequence ATGGCCCCTAATCCCTTGTTGGTAAACTATACCGCTCTCCTGCAGGAAAAAGACCTCGCCGGTCCGATTCTGGATCTGGCCTGCGGTGAAGGGCAAAATGGGCTATACCTGGCAGGGATGGGGCTTCCGGTTATCCTGGCCGATCGATCCTCTGAGGCCTTGGACAAGGCCAAAGAGGCAGTGGAAGGAAAGGACCTCGATGTGACTTTCCGGGAGATCGATCTGGAAACCGGTTTAAACCCTCTCGAAGAAGACCACTACCGGGCCATCCTGGTCTTCCGCTACCTCCACCGCCCCCTGATACCGTGTCTGAAAAAAGGTCTAAAAAGGGGAGGAATCCTGATCTATGAAACCTATACCGACGAACAGCCCAGATTCGGTCGTCCTCTTAATCCCGACCATTTGCTGAAACCAAAGGAGTTATTCGACTGGTTCAGGGACTGGCCGATAATCCATTATTTTGAAGGGATCTTAGAAGACCCCAAAAGGGCCATGGCCCAGATCGTCTGCAGAAAACCGTTTAAGGAAAATCAGGACTGTGTTCGGTGA